In the Enterococcus rotai genome, TGCAATGGGCGTGGCACTTGCTGGACATCCATTATTGGTAGACGGTGTTAATGAAAAAGGATTGATGGGTGGCTCGTTTTACTTTGGCCATTATAATCGCTATATTGAATCAGAAAAAATTCGTGCTCAGGGTAAGCTACCTTTAGCAGGAGCCGAATTTGTAACCTATGCCTTGACGAATTATGCTTCTGTGGCTGAAATCAAAGAGCGGGTAAATCAGGATACGGCGATTGCTATTGTTGATAATCAGATGGGAATTCCCCAGCACTATGTATTTCAAGATGAATCAGGTGCATCGGTTGTGGTTGAGCCTTCCATTGACGGCAGCTATGAAGTTTATGACAATCCAGTAGGCGTGTTTACCAATAGCCCAAAATTTGACTGGCATTTAACGAATCTTCAGAATTATGTAGGGCTTAGTGATTTGATAGCGCCTGATATACAGATGGAAGCTCTTCATGTTTTTTCAAATGGTAAAGGTTCTGGTTTACGTGGGATTCCGGGAGATTTCACACCCCAGTCACGCTTTATTCGAGCGGCATTTTTGAAGCATTTTTCAGAAAAAGTCGAAGACGAACAAGCAGTTGAACAAATTTTTCATATTTTAGATAGTTTTGATATTCCCAAAGGTGTTGTTAAAGTTAGTTCGGATACGGATGTACAATATACGCAATATACTAGTGCTTATGACAGTAAAGAAAAACAAATGTACATTCATTTGTATGAGAATCGTATGATTCAGACCTTGTCTTTGAATTCTGGCATATTGGACAGCTCTGAACCTCAATATTTTGAATTGAAGGCTGAACAACAGTATTATTCAATGCCTAAAAAAGGATAGAGGCGACTTAATTTAAATTAGATGGAAGAGAATTACGGGAGAGACTAGTCATAGCACCGAAGGAATAAATGATCAATGACGCAAAGCATTGATCATGAAGATCTCAGGTAAAAGGACCGTAATTGGACATCACTCTGGAAAGCGGAAGCACCGAAGGAGCAACTCTTCAAGATGAAGACGAATCTCTCAGGTTTTGTACAGAGGAACAGGCATTTCTTTAAGATGCCTGTTCCTCTGTTTTTATATAGTTATTTTTACTTGGAGGTGTCATCGAAACAAAGAAATAAAAATACGAAGAAGCAAAGGAGTAGAGAAGATGGATCTAAAAACACCTTTATATGATGCACATCTTGAAGCAGGCGGGAAAATGGTTCCATTTGCGGGTTACACGCTACCTGTCCAATATAAAGATAGTGGTGTGATCAAAGAACATTTAGCTGTTCGCAATCAAGTTGGATTGTTTGATGTTTCCCATATGGGGGAAGTTGTTTACGAGGGAAAAGAT is a window encoding:
- a CDS encoding linear amide C-N hydrolase, which produces MCTGITVKSKAGNSYWGRTQEFNLLLEYDGAIIPRSYDLHVSLDHFLTQYAAMGVALAGHPLLVDGVNEKGLMGGSFYFGHYNRYIESEKIRAQGKLPLAGAEFVTYALTNYASVAEIKERVNQDTAIAIVDNQMGIPQHYVFQDESGASVVVEPSIDGSYEVYDNPVGVFTNSPKFDWHLTNLQNYVGLSDLIAPDIQMEALHVFSNGKGSGLRGIPGDFTPQSRFIRAAFLKHFSEKVEDEQAVEQIFHILDSFDIPKGVVKVSSDTDVQYTQYTSAYDSKEKQMYIHLYENRMIQTLSLNSGILDSSEPQYFELKAEQQYYSMPKKG